The Arthrobacter russicus genome has a segment encoding these proteins:
- a CDS encoding ROK family glucokinase, whose product MSSEISPLCGETTTDRPEIVNPAESPNLAIGIDIGGTKVAAGVVDEQGTVLAELRRQTPGRDPRAVEATIVELVSELGRAYRIASVGIGAAGWMDLSGSTVLFSPHLAWRNEPLRSNLERLLCRPVMLTNDADAAAWAEWRFGAGRGESRLVCITLGTGIGGAMLMDGRIERGQFGVAGEFGHQVIMPGGHRCECGNRGCWEQYASGNALGREARELARAKSPVAQEILRAVDGDVEAITGAVITELARQGDPASIELIDDVGGWLGLGMANLAAALDPGMFVVGGGLCEAGELLLEPARRAFGRNLTGRGFRPAAPIALAALGPRAGLIGAADLSRNPPR is encoded by the coding sequence ATGAGCAGCGAAATTTCGCCCCTTTGCGGGGAAACCACAACAGATCGTCCTGAAATCGTCAATCCGGCGGAGAGCCCGAATCTGGCGATCGGGATCGATATCGGCGGCACCAAGGTCGCGGCCGGGGTGGTTGATGAACAGGGCACCGTGCTGGCCGAGCTGCGCAGGCAGACTCCGGGCCGGGATCCGCGGGCGGTGGAAGCCACCATCGTGGAGTTGGTGAGCGAACTCGGCCGAGCCTATCGGATCGCTTCGGTGGGCATCGGTGCCGCGGGCTGGATGGACCTCAGCGGCAGCACCGTGTTGTTCAGTCCGCATCTGGCCTGGCGCAATGAACCGCTGCGGAGCAACCTGGAGCGGCTGCTCTGCCGTCCGGTGATGCTCACCAACGACGCCGATGCCGCGGCCTGGGCCGAATGGCGGTTCGGCGCGGGCCGAGGCGAGAGCCGACTGGTCTGCATCACGTTGGGTACCGGGATCGGTGGCGCGATGCTGATGGACGGCCGGATCGAGCGCGGCCAGTTCGGCGTCGCGGGGGAGTTCGGCCACCAGGTGATCATGCCCGGCGGGCACCGTTGCGAATGCGGCAACCGTGGGTGCTGGGAACAATATGCGTCCGGAAACGCCCTGGGCCGCGAGGCCAGGGAACTGGCCCGGGCCAAGTCTCCGGTGGCCCAGGAAATCCTGCGCGCGGTGGACGGCGACGTCGAGGCGATCACCGGGGCGGTGATCACCGAACTGGCCCGGCAGGGCGATCCGGCTTCGATCGAGTTGATCGACGACGTCGGCGGCTGGCTCGGCCTGGGCATGGCCAATTTGGCGGCCGCGCTCGATCCGGGCATGTTCGTGGTCGGCGGCGGGCTCTGCGAAGCCGGGGAACTGCTGTTGGAACCGGCCCGGCGCGCCTTCGGCCGGAACCTCACCGGCCGCGGGTTCCGGCCGGCTGCGCCGATTGCGCTTGCCGCTCTGGGACCGCGGGCCGGACTGATCGGTGCGGCGGACCTGTCCCGGAATCCGCCGCGCTGA
- a CDS encoding AMP-dependent synthetase/ligase: protein MQEISVPPVVQIPETANCTDFVERRASDPVNRALFAVLDAQGQWQDIKATEFRADVVALAKGLIAAGIKPGDRVGIMSRTRYEWTLVDFAIWYAGGVSVPIYETSSPSQIAWNLADSGAIAAFGEAEQHLAGLRQAVASEGLDAVQHLWQLTDGGLDELRTGGAQISDDEVERRRSGMGLRDLATIIYTSGTTGRPKGVELTHGNFVELADNALGVLGDEVVTEGAQTIMFLPLAHVFGRYIAVMNIAGGARVAHTPDIKNLLADFQSFQPTYILAVPRVFEKVYNGAVLKAESEGKGKIFGKAVEVAIAYSRARQDGKVPFWLNLQHTVFDKLVYSKLRTAMGGQLQYAVSGGGPLGERLGHFFFGVGVMILEGYGLTETTAPVTVNRPDQFKIGSVGKPLPGNAVKIAADGEVLVKGVCVARGYYGRPDLTAETFEDGWLRTGDIGELDAEGYLRITGRKKEIIITAGGKNVAPAQLEDQIRANALISQCVVVGEGKPFIAALITLDEEALPQWAGQNGLAKDISSEQASTDPTVLAAVQKAVDRANESVSHAEAIKAFRIVPTDFSESSGHLTPSLKIKRAQVLKDFSAVVEDIYSAPKPA, encoded by the coding sequence GTGCAGGAAATTTCCGTACCACCCGTCGTCCAGATTCCGGAAACGGCGAATTGCACCGATTTCGTGGAACGGCGGGCCAGCGATCCGGTGAACCGCGCCCTGTTCGCGGTCCTGGACGCGCAGGGACAATGGCAGGACATCAAAGCCACCGAATTCCGCGCCGATGTGGTCGCCCTGGCCAAGGGGCTCATCGCCGCCGGCATCAAGCCCGGCGACCGGGTCGGAATCATGTCCCGGACCCGGTACGAATGGACTCTGGTGGACTTCGCGATCTGGTACGCCGGCGGCGTTTCGGTGCCGATTTACGAAACTTCCTCGCCGAGCCAGATCGCCTGGAATCTGGCTGATTCCGGCGCGATCGCAGCCTTCGGCGAAGCCGAACAGCACCTTGCCGGCCTGCGCCAAGCGGTGGCTTCCGAAGGCCTCGATGCGGTGCAGCACCTGTGGCAGTTGACTGATGGCGGCCTGGACGAGCTCCGCACCGGCGGCGCGCAGATCAGCGACGACGAGGTGGAACGCCGTCGTTCCGGAATGGGACTGCGGGATCTGGCCACCATCATCTACACCTCGGGCACCACCGGCCGGCCCAAGGGCGTCGAACTCACCCATGGCAACTTCGTGGAACTCGCCGACAATGCGCTCGGAGTGCTCGGCGACGAAGTCGTCACCGAAGGCGCGCAGACCATCATGTTCTTGCCGCTGGCCCACGTCTTCGGCCGCTACATCGCGGTGATGAACATCGCCGGCGGAGCCCGGGTGGCGCATACCCCGGACATCAAGAACCTGCTCGCCGATTTCCAGAGCTTCCAACCGACCTACATTCTGGCCGTGCCGCGGGTTTTCGAAAAGGTCTACAACGGAGCGGTGCTCAAGGCCGAGTCAGAGGGCAAAGGGAAGATCTTCGGCAAAGCAGTCGAAGTGGCCATCGCGTATTCCCGTGCCCGGCAGGACGGCAAGGTGCCGTTCTGGCTCAACCTGCAGCACACGGTCTTCGACAAGTTGGTCTACAGCAAATTGCGCACCGCGATGGGCGGCCAGCTGCAATACGCCGTCTCCGGCGGCGGCCCGCTGGGCGAACGGCTGGGGCACTTCTTCTTCGGCGTCGGCGTGATGATCCTCGAAGGCTACGGTCTGACCGAAACCACGGCGCCGGTCACGGTGAACCGGCCCGATCAGTTCAAAATCGGCAGCGTCGGCAAACCGCTGCCGGGCAATGCGGTCAAAATCGCGGCCGACGGCGAAGTCCTGGTCAAAGGCGTCTGCGTAGCTCGGGGCTACTACGGCCGGCCGGACCTGACCGCCGAAACCTTCGAAGACGGCTGGCTGCGCACCGGCGACATCGGCGAGCTCGACGCCGAAGGGTACTTGCGGATCACCGGGCGCAAAAAGGAAATCATCATCACCGCGGGTGGCAAGAACGTCGCGCCGGCGCAGCTGGAAGACCAGATCCGCGCCAATGCGCTGATTTCGCAATGCGTCGTGGTCGGTGAGGGCAAACCGTTCATCGCCGCCCTGATCACCCTGGACGAAGAAGCCCTGCCGCAATGGGCCGGGCAGAATGGCCTGGCCAAAGACATCAGCTCGGAGCAGGCCAGCACCGATCCGACGGTCCTGGCCGCGGTGCAGAAAGCCGTGGACCGGGCCAATGAATCGGTTTCGCACGCCGAAGCGATCAAGGCCTTCCGGATCGTGCCGACCGATTTCTCCGAGTCCTCCGGGCATCTGACGCCGTCGCTGAAGATCAAGCGGGCCCAAGTGCTCAAAGATTTCTCCGCGGTGGTCGAAGACATTTATTCGGCACCCAAGCCGGCCTAG